The nucleotide window GAATGAACAGTTATTAAAGGCTGAACAAGAGCGCCGCAAAAAACAGTGGTTTCAGGCAGCTGGTTTGCTCTTGGTCGTGGCATCAATTCCACTTTTTCTGTTTCTGAATGTTCGTTATAAACGCAAAACCCTTTTGAAGGTTTACGAAACTGAAGGTAAGATATCCAAAAAAGTTCACGATGAGGTCGCAAACGATGTCTACCGAATGATGGCCAAAATGCAGAGCGAAGAGGTTTCTAAAGAACACACTTTGGATGATTTGGAATTGATTTACCGTAAAACACGGGACATTTCCAAAAGTATCGATCCAATTTCCGAAAGTGATGATTTCAGTCATACCTTAAAGGATTTAATGGCATCCTATCAATCTGAAAAGGTTTCTGTAGTTGTACAAGGTCTTAATTCTATAGATTTGGAATCATTGGATAACATGCGGAAAGTTGCACTTTATCGTGTGTTGCAGGAATTACTGACCAATACCAAAAAGCATGCAGAGGCGTCCCTAGTCGTTCTAAAATTTGCAAAGGAAAACCGCAAATTAAAAGTCAGTTATTTAGATAATGGACTTGGTTGTGATCTTAAAAAAGGGAATGGATTGCATAATACGGAAAACCGTATTAAAGACATCAATGGAACAATTACTTTTGAAACTACTCCTGAGAAAGGATTTCGTTCAACAATAATTTTGTGAGATGTTTCAAAAGGTTTTGGTTTGCGATGATTTAGATAGTATCACTTATGGTGTTCAGGCCATACTCGACAATTTTGGGATAAGCGATAGCCAAAAAGTGCATTACTGTGATGATGCTTGGTTAAGGCTGCAAAAAGCCAAAATGGACGGCGAACCTTTTGATTTGTTTGTTACCGACCTTTCGTTTAAACATGACCACCGGCCACAAAAATTTACTTCGGGTGAAGCCTTGTTAGAGGAGGTAAAGCAAAAATTTCCAAACCTAAAAGTAATTGTTTATTCTGTAGAGGATAAAGTACAGAAAGCACGAACACTTATCAAAAAATTTGGGGTTGATGCCTATGTATGTAAAGGTAGGTCTGGCCTTAAAGAATTAGAATCAGCAATTGAATCGGCTTCACAAAACACCCTTTTTGTGTCAGAAAGCATGCGACAGGCACTTCAACAGAAATCGCTTTTGGAGATAGATGACTTCGATATTTTGTTATTGAAGGATTTGGCCAATGGGTATTCGCAGGAGGAGATTAGCACCCGATTTAAATCGCAAAACATAAAACCTTCAAGTCTAAGTTCTATTGAAAAGCGACTTAACAAATTAAAAATACAATTTAAAGCGTCCAATGCCGTACAACTTATTGCAGTAACCAAAGACATTGGGCTTATTTAAAACCGTTCTTATGGTTTCCCGTAAGGAATTTACGATCCCCAAATATAACTTGCATCGCTATTAATCGTTTTAGGGAGGCAATTAATATTGCTAAGAACACGCCTTTCGGGGCGTGTTTTGTTTTTTCGAAGAAATTATTCCATTCCTTTGGCGTTTACTAGTAAGGCTTGTATGAAAGGTTATATTTCCCAAAACCTCTTATATTAATCCAAAATTTATTTATGCGACTTTTAAATAAGCTTTTAGGAAATTCGAGTGCGGTTTCGGCCGAACAACTTACTGCTAAATATCAACAGTTGCTACTTGAGGAAGAGGTCATAGAACTAGGCTTTTCCTTATTACGCGATGTATTTATGTTTACCAATAAACGACTTATTTTGGTAGATATCCAAGGTCTTACGGGGAGTAAAATTGAATATAAGTCCATGCCTTATAAAAGCATCTCCAGATTTTCTTTGGAAACTGCTGGAACCTTTGATTTGGATGCCGAACTCAAGATTTGGATTTCAAGTGAATACACTCCGTCTGTGAGTAAAAAATTTAATAAGAGTGTCAACGTTTATGAAGTTCAAAAATATTTGGCTTCAAAAGTTTTGTAAATCAATATATTACTAATGCTTCATTAATTTCCTTAAATCTGTTCGACTTAGTTATGCCTAATAAAGTCTTGTTTATTTTTTTATTCCTAGGCTTTAATTTAAGTATCCATAAAAATGTTTATGCACAAGAAAATGCTATATATGGTAAGGTGGTGGCCATAACTGATGGAGACACTTACAAACTTTTAAAGCCCGACTCCACAGTAATTCGCATAAGAGTTGCCAATATTGACTGTCCTGAGCGTAAACAACCATTTTCAACCAAGGCAAAACAATTCACTGCCGACGCCATTTTTGGAAAACAGGTAAAGATTATTGTACTGAAGAAAGATAGGTACGGACGTTTGGTTGCCAAAACCATTTACAATGATGGCAAAGTTCTTAGCGAAGAATTGTTGAAACAAGGTCTAGCTTGGCATTATCGTCAATTTTCAAAAGATTCATTATTACAGTCTATTGAAGACATGGCTAGACTAAATAAAATTGGTTTATGGATTGATGATGATGCTATTGCTCCATGGTTATGGAGGCGGAACAAAAAGAAATGAGCCCCATAGTTTTTTAGATAAGAGATTTTTTAATTTGATAAACTCGGATTAATTTTTATCTATAAGATTTAGGTTGGACTGCAAATTGGAAGATTCTGAAAATCTCAAAGGTTTAATCACTACAATCAACCGCCAAAGAGGCTTTATAACTTTTCCCAAATGGTACATCGATGGAATACCACTGTTTTAATCTGCCTATAGAAGTTAGATTTGTTAGAGTGTCCCAATCAGTACCTTTTAGTTTAGATACATCTATTTCTTGAAAAGGAAATCCTAAACCATCTCCGAGGCCTTTTACTAAGGCTTCTTTTCTTGTCCAAAATTGAAAAAACTTATTGAGTCGCTCATTTCCATGGGTGCTCTCAAGAGTGCGAGCTTCCACTTCAGAGAAAAACTTATTAGCAATGGATAAACTGTCGATAGCCGGATTAACATACTCTATATCTACACCAATATTATTGCAATCACTAATTGCTAAAAGAATTTTATTTCTAGAATGAGAAAGATTGAAATGTAAATTACCATAGTTAATTTCAGCTAATACAGGTTTGCCATTTTCCTCGTATGAAAATAGTATACATTTTGGGTCTAACTGCAGGTGTTGGCCCAATATTAGACGTAAGAAGCCCCTCGATTTTATAAAGTTTAGTTTGTCCTTTTTAAAGCGGAGTCGCTTCATGCGGATTAATTCATTTTCAGACAATAATTCAATATAATCAAGGGAATCACAAAAATCTTTTGAAAGGTCCGCGGAATACAGTTGAATATGTTGATCGGTATTCAACGGAATGGGATAGGTTGTTTGGGGCTGTTTTAGCCAATGTATCTTAGAATAGCTCACTTGGATATAGGTCTTTTTACAAGCCGCATCTTAATTCCGTTTTTAGGTCTAAGATTCAGAAGTTGTTCCATTTCAACTTTCTGGTTCGGAACTGTTTCCATGCACCAATGACTGCCCATTGATGCTAAGACCATCACGCCCTCAAGCATTGCGTAATGCTGACCAATACAGGATCTAGGACCGACACTAAATGGAAAAAATTCATATTTATTATGATTTCGCCCTAAGCGTTTCGCCAATGCTTCAGGGTCAAATTTTTCAGGATTGTGATGAAATCTAGCATCATGGTGAATGAGGTATGGGCTTAATAAAACAATAGATTTCTTGGGGATTTTATAATCAGCTATGATAACGTCCTGTAAAGCTTCACGGGCAATAACATAAATGGGAGGGTACATTCTCATGGCCTCCTCAAAAACCATTTTGGTGTATTTGAGCTTTGGATAATCTTCTAAAGTGGGTGTTCCACCATTGAGCACAGAGTCTAACTCCTGATGCATTTTACTCTCAATTTCCGGATGTAGAGAAAGGAGGTACCAAGTCCAAGTTAAAGCTAAAGAAGTGGTATCAAAAGCAGTTAGGAGCAGAGTTAAAGCCTCATCTCTGATCTGTTTGTCTGTCAAGGAGATACCTATGGTGTCCTCTTGTGTGTTTAATAATAGAGACAGCAAATCCCCGTTCTGTAATGGATTCTTCTTTCGATTTTCAATAATCTTATAAATGGTGTCATCTAATTTTGCCCTCGCCTTAAAGAATTTTTTTGTGCTTGGTATAGGAAGCTTAAGGAGGATTTCTGCGAAGGGCATAGTAATGCGGCCAAACAAACTCATAATGTCCTCAAGAGCATTATTTATTTCAGGAACTTCATTGTTAATGTCCACATTGAACATCGTCTTTGCCGCAATTTCTGTGCTCATCCCTATCATACACTGAAGCATATCTATTACTTGTCCATCTTGCCATTTATCCATTGTCAATTGGGAATAATTGGTCATAGCAGGAACATAAAGTTCCATCATACGGATATGAAAGGCAGGCTGAATGATTCGTGAATGTTCTTTATGCAGGTCACCAGCGCTTGTTAGTATCCCTTCCCCTAGAACTTCTTTGGCCATTTCTAAGGGCCGGCCTTTGATGAAATTTTGGTGTTGGTTGCTAAGGACTTCTTTAATGTAATCTGGGTGATTTAAAAGCACAACACGAAGAGGCCCCATTTTAAACTGAGCAATGTCGCCATATTCCGTAGAAATATCCTTGAGAAATTTTAGGCTATTTTTTCTAAACCCAAAAACATTGGCGAAAGGGACCAATGATTTTGGTCCGGGAGGTAGTTTTGTGTGAGACGTTACTTTCATGCCAATGGATCAATTAAAAATAATACAAAGCACAGCCGGCCTGAAGGCCCGAACCCACTGTAATTAAAAGAGCTATAGTTCCTTCCTTGGATTCAGAATTATTAAGGCAATAAGGAATGGAGGAAGTGAATAAGTCTTCGCCATCAATTGCAACATCCACAAATTTATCTCCATTTATGCCTAAATTTTTGCTGAGCCTACTGATAAAACTTGCCGATAATTGGGGTGGGAAAACCGTCCGGATATCCTCCTTTTTTATATTAGTTGTTGACAGCAGTTCCTCCACACTGTCAGAAATAAGATTTAAATACAATTCCTCCAAATGCTCTGTTTTATGAATCTTTAAATAGTGGTTTATTGGTTTAGGAGTTGCTTGGGTGGTATAATTGGTTATGGCATCTGTGTTATAGCAAAAATTAAATCTAGAGAAGCCTTTCGATGTATTTGGTTTATAGGCTAATATTATAGCAGTAGCAGTCTCATGAACTCCTAATAAATCATTTGGAAAATGAACAGCGTTATTCTCAACCTCAGCTGTAACCACCATAGCACTTTTATGTTTTCCGGCTAAAAATAGGTTTTGCACTAAATAGAGTGCATTCATCATTCCCACGCTTCCATTAAATACATCAAATGCTAGAGTAGAATCGGATTGCTCCCCTAAAATAGACGAATTCATGTCTAGCATGCCTGCCAGTAAAGCTGCAATGGCAGGTTCTACTATATACTCAGACCTATAAACCCCACAATAAATTAATAAATCTATATCGTTGGCTTGGTAACTCGATTGTTCTAAACATTTTAGTGCTGCAGAATGAAGTAATTCTAACGAATCAATTTGATTTGTGGATGGTTCTGCTATCCCTACACTTTCAATAATTACTCCATATGGTATAGTTTCAATCGGATGGTTTAAATCTGGCTCAATAAATGCCTTAGTTCTTGTTTTTCCGTTAAAATTGTTTTCTGCCAAGCCATCCATGACATATAAACCTGAACCTATTGTTAAGCCAGAGGCGGCTATACTAAAAGCGATTTTATCCCCTTTACTTATAACTCCTCGTTTAATTTGGTCTGCCAATGCAATCATATGGGATGTTGAAGCCGTATTTCCACACTGCTCTAAATTATTTACCGTATTACCCTCATGGAATAGGTTGCTATTTAGAATGCTATTGATTTCATTTACTGCACTTTTAATAGTAGTTTTAGAGGTCTGGTGCATTATGAGATGATCACAATCCTTGGCGTTCCAACCGGCTTTATCAAGGGAAGAAATAGCAAATTGGGTGCTGCTTTTAATGCCAGCGTCAGTTAAATTCACGGAGTCTGTAATCATAATCCATCCTTCCGTTTCGGCTTGTTTCGCAATACAAAATGGACTATAGCGACCAAGGGTTTGCAGGGAGAGCTGATGGAATCCAACTTTTGGATCTGAGCTTTCTTCCAAGATTACGGCTGCACCCGCATCGCCCAAAGTGAGACAGGCCATTTTAGGGTCCATGAACGTTTTTATCTCTTTCTGTGCAGTGCGTGTGAGGTGTGTGATATATTCTCCACTCACTACCATGGCACGTTTAATACTTCCAGCTTTAATAAGTGCATCAACGAGATATATTCCCGTAAACATCCCAGCACAGGCATTGGAAATATCGAAAGCAATAGCATTGTTAAACCCAAAATGCCTCTTAAGTCTTACCGACGTGCTGGGTTCAAAAGTTAGATGTTTTTCAGAATCTATACGCGATATGTTGCAACAGACGACCAAATCAATATCCGAAGCTTTATACTTTGATTTTTCGAGGCAGTCATTTATAGCTTGTATCGACAAATCAATGGAGAATTCTTCTTTACCTGCAACATGTCTTGACTTTATACCGGTTATTTTTTCCAATGGAAATCTTATGGACGCATTACAGCCTTCCAATACTTCTTTGGTGGAAAGAAAATTGGGGGGAAGGTAGCTGCCCAGGCTTTCAATAACTGTATTTTTTCTCAAGACATTATGATGCATTTTCCCCTATTTGCCAATGTACCGCTTCAGTTTTTCTGGAGTAACAAAAACGCCAACTCGAGTTAGTTGTTGGCTTAATGAACTCAAGACATAATTGTATAGCACATCCGATTCAACCCCAAAGGCTCGAAAAGCTTGAATGAGGTGGTGGTCGTCATGTTTATCTCCATAAACGGATTTCATTATAAGTTTTAATGCGAAATGATTTCTGCGACGCTCCCAAGAACTGCCAGTTCTAAAAAGTTCATTATAAATGGCTACACACAAATCCATATGGCGCGTTTCGTCATGTACAGAAATAGTATTGCTAATACTTCGGAATAATTTATCAGGCATTATCTCCTTTTTGCTGAAAAAAGATAAGTAAGAAGCCCCAATAGCTTCTATTATTACGGCGAGGAACATGCCAATGCCTGGAGCAAATCTTGCTACCCACATATATCGTTCTGCTCCTTTAATTAGTTGAGATGAAATAAATTCCTTTGCCTCAAGTTTTTCAACCAAAAACCGTCTAAAAGTTGCTGAATGTTTGGCTTCATCATTGATAAAGGTAGTAAGGGCTTCCTGTATTTCCCGGTATCTTTTGTAATGGATGATCCCCATCGTTAATGGGGCAATGGCACTTTGTTCTACAACAAGTGCATGATTTGCAATGTCCTTTAAGGCCCTTAATTGACGTTTTACAATTAAATCCTTTAGCAAGGACAAGTCTTTTGGATTGTCTGGAAGTTTATTGGATTCGATTAAACGATTCACAAAACTTTCAGTTTCTGAAAGATCTTCCACTAATTTCAATGAGTTTTTTTCTTGGTCTTCTTTAACGGATAATTTTAACTTGCTTAAATTTAAATCATAGCCTTTTTTAAGTTTGGCACGTTGAATTCCCGTTTCAGCGATTTCTTCGGATTTAGTTTTTAATTGATTGTCTAGCTCTTCTCTTTCAGCTTCGGTCTCTATGTACTTCGCTTCAATTCCTACCTTAATAATCCCCAACCGATCTTGTTCCTCTAAATCTACCATCTCGCCATGCAAAATGTCTAATCTATCGTTAAGTCTATTTACCTTAATAAGGTCGGAATGCAACGGGGAATATAAGGTCAGAAGTTTTGAAATTGTTTCATTATTTGAGAATACGCACTCAGACACATCCTTTAAAGCATCCTCAGAATATTGAAATTCTCCTGTTTTAATCGATTGAATTTTTTTCTGTATAGAATCTCTAATCATCGGCAGGGTTAGCGTAGAAATAAGAAAAAGTTCATCCTTGCTGAGATTCTCCAAATATTCGATCAAGTTCTTTTTAACATCCTGATTCCAATCGAAGGCTGATTCCTTATTCCAATATTTTTCCTCGCAATCCCTTACATACTTGGTGAAATCACGCGTTGGAGTAATATAATAGTCAGGACGTCCTTTTATGGTTTTGCTATTTGACATATCGCAGAGCTAACTGGGCTTTTGATCTATTTATTAAACTCGATGACTCAAGAAGAGGGGAATATTCTTAAAAATATCAAATTTTGCTGATTTTGTGCAGAATTAGGAAATCAAATTCAATCACATCTCTATTTTATATTATTCAGAATTATAATTTTTTCAATTTATCTCTTAAATATTGCGTTGAATTAAGGGTTTGAATAAGAAATAGTTGATGATAATTCTTAACTTTAACAGATAGGGAGGTATTTCTGGAATTAAATGGTTATAGGGTGGTTGGGTAATATTGTCTCTAATCAAAGTCAAAAATAACTGCAAAATTCACCGGTGATTGATTCTAAAAAATCTCTTGTAGATGTATTACTTTTTAGAGCACAAAAACAACCAGATAAAATTATCTATAGGTTTTTGGTGGATGGTGAGTCTGAAGAGGAACTACTGACCTTTAAATCCTTAGCGCAGTTATCTAAATCTATTGGGGCGAGATTACAAAGAGTGGCTCACTTTGGTGCCCGTGTCTTGATATTGGTGCCAAATGGCATCGATTTTATTACGTCTTTTTTTGGAACTATTTGTGCTGGAGCTGTGCCCGTGCCACTTTCACCTCCACATCACGCTCGGATTGAAAAAACACTTACAATTGCCTTAAGGATTTTAAAGGATTGTAATCCAGAAGTTGTGGTGCTTCATAAAAAGCTATATGAGGCCATACACAGCAAACCGTATTTGAAAAGGCAATTTAATGGAGTGAAGTTTATACTACTTAATGAGGATAAGAAAGACCTGTCCTTAGAATGGAAAAATCCGAATATTTTAGTGGATCATCTTGCTTTTCTTCAATATACCTCTGGTTCAACATCTGCTCCAAAAGGGGTTATGGTTAGCCATGGCAACGTTTTAAATAATTTAAGGGCAATTGAGAAGGAAATGGAGTTAAATGAAACCATAGAATCTGTTTTTTGGCTCCCCCCTTTCCATGATATGGGTTTAATTGGTGGCATGCTTCAACCGCTTTATACTGGTTTTACGGTTACTCTTATTCCACATCTACTTTTTCTCCAGAAACCAATTCGTTGGCTTTGGGCGATTTCAAAATTTAAGGCTTACATAAGTGGGGCTCCAAATTTTGCCTACGAACTATGTCTAAAGAAAATTAAACCCGAAGAAAGGGATAAACTTGATCTTAGTGATTGGAAGGTCGCCATGAACGGTGCAGAACCCATTTCTGTTAATACCCTGGAAGAATTTGAGGCTTATTTTAATTCGGTTGGATTTCAAGGATCATCCTTTGTGCCGTGTTATGGATTGGCAGAGGGAACCTTAATGGTTGCTGCGGTCTCCAGTCACCAATCCTATGCCTTTAAAAAATTGATCAAAACAGGTATATCTGCGAACAAAATTGAACCTGCTGCCGATAATGGACCAGATTCAACAGAAATTGTTAGTTGCGGGAAGGTTATTGATAATCATCAACTCTTAATTGTAAATCCAGAAACTGAAAATCTCTCTGAAAGCAATGAGGTTGGAGAAATATGGCTAAAGGGACCTTGTGTTACTAAGGGCTATTGGAATAATCCTGAAGCCACTGAACATTTATTCCATGGGTTTTTAACTGACACTAGGGAAGGGCCATTTTTAAGAACCGGAGATCTAGGTTTTCTCGAGAATGAAGAGCTCTATGTGGTAGGACGCAGAAAAAACATAATGATTTTTGAAGGAAAGAATTTTTATCCTCACGATATTGAAAGGGTAGTTCAAGAAGCCCATTACGCAATTCAGCCAATGGGTTGTGCAGCATTTTCAATTGAAGACAACCAGAGAGAACGGTTAATTGTAGTTGTGGAAGTTCGACACAATACCAATTTCAGTATGGAAAATTTGTTTAAATCTATCCGTTCCTCAATTAATGAAGAATTTTCATTGTCTGTTGATGATATCAGGATAGTTCCAAGGGGCTTTATTGCAAGAACAACCAGTGGTAAAATTAAACATTACGAATGCAAGAATAAATATATAACCAACTATCAAAAAGAAGTGACTGCATCATGAAGTTTGGAATTTTTATTGATTTACAATTGCCTCGTCCATGGAACGAGGGAGATGAAAAAGAATTATTTCATCAGGCTTTGGAACAGGTAGAGTTAGCTGACAAATTGGGGATAGATTATGTGTGGGCACAGGAGCATCATTTTTTGGAAGAATACAGTCATTCCTCGGCACCAGAAGTGTTTTTGGCCGCCTGTAGTCAACGAACCCAGAAGATTCGGTTAGGCCATGGCATTGTGCTTATGTCTCCAAAGTACAACCATCCTGTTAGGATAGCTGAACGTTTGTCTACATTAGATATTTTAAGCAATGGTCGTTTAGATTGGGGTTCTGGAGAATCCGGTTCCAGGTTAGAGTTAGAAGGGTTCGGGATAGACTTTGTCGATAAGCGACCCATGTGGGCGGAATCTTTACGTGAGACGGCCAAAATGATGAGTATGACACCCTATCCAGGATATAAAGGCACTTATTTCTCTATGCCCCACAGGAATGTTGTACCTAAGCCTGTACAGAAGCCCCACCCACCTATATGGGCCGCCTGTTCTAATAGAGATAGTGTAAAGATGTCCGCACAATTAGGAATTGGTGCGCTCACCTTTGCCTTTATCAATGCTGAGGAAGCTAAATTTTGGGTGGATGAATATTATGAGACTTTTAAGAAGGAATGTGACCCAATAGGGCAGGCTGTAAATCCTAATATTGCAATGCTAACAGGTTTTATGTGCCATAAAGATGCCGATAGGGCAGTAGAACTTGGTTATGAAGGCGCCCAATATTTTGCTTTTGGCCTTGGACATTTTTGGAGAGACGGGATTCATAAACCAGGTAAAACCAATTTATGGGAACAGTTTAAAAATAGACCAACGACTCAAGATAAATTATTGGAGCGCGAAAGGAAAAAGGCTGGAATGACCGGTATCGGCTCTCCCGAACAATTAATTAAAAATTTCCGGGCATTAGAGAATGCGGGAGTGGATCAATTAATTCTTCTTCACCAATGTGGAAAATATAAACATGAACATATTTGCGAATCACTTAAACTTTTTGCAAGCGAGGTACTGCCTGAATTTAAGGAGCGAGAATTAAACAGAGAGAAGGAAAAACAAAAGGAGCTTGCTAATGCGATTGAAGTTGCAAATAATCGAGTACGTACCATGGAACCATTAAAAGATAGCCCTGTTGTAGAAGCTTACCCGTTAATATGGAACAAGATGAGTTCTCAAACTGGGGGAGGCTCTCTTGATAGGAGGCCGGGGATGACCGCATTATGGAAAATGCAAACTGGAGGCATGCGACCAAAGAAAAATTAATTTATATTATAGTTATCGTACAGAGGAAATGGAAAAGACTCGAGATGAAAGAGAGATTCAAGGCTGGTTAATTAATGAAATATCCAAGTTAATTGGTGCCGAAAGGAGCTCAATAGGAATTCATAAACCATTTGCTGACTATGGCCTTTCTTCAATCGATGTTGTGTCCTTATCAGGTGCTTTAGAGGAGTTTATTGGCCGCAGGCTATCACCTACTTTGGCGTA belongs to Aegicerativicinus sediminis and includes:
- a CDS encoding helix-turn-helix domain-containing protein — encoded protein: MFQKVLVCDDLDSITYGVQAILDNFGISDSQKVHYCDDAWLRLQKAKMDGEPFDLFVTDLSFKHDHRPQKFTSGEALLEEVKQKFPNLKVIVYSVEDKVQKARTLIKKFGVDAYVCKGRSGLKELESAIESASQNTLFVSESMRQALQQKSLLEIDDFDILLLKDLANGYSQEEISTRFKSQNIKPSSLSSIEKRLNKLKIQFKASNAVQLIAVTKDIGLI
- a CDS encoding PH domain-containing protein, coding for MRLLNKLLGNSSAVSAEQLTAKYQQLLLEEEVIELGFSLLRDVFMFTNKRLILVDIQGLTGSKIEYKSMPYKSISRFSLETAGTFDLDAELKIWISSEYTPSVSKKFNKSVNVYEVQKYLASKVL
- a CDS encoding thermonuclease family protein, with protein sequence MPNKVLFIFLFLGFNLSIHKNVYAQENAIYGKVVAITDGDTYKLLKPDSTVIRIRVANIDCPERKQPFSTKAKQFTADAIFGKQVKIIVLKKDRYGRLVAKTIYNDGKVLSEELLKQGLAWHYRQFSKDSLLQSIEDMARLNKIGLWIDDDAIAPWLWRRNKKK
- a CDS encoding 4'-phosphopantetheinyl transferase family protein; translation: MSYSKIHWLKQPQTTYPIPLNTDQHIQLYSADLSKDFCDSLDYIELLSENELIRMKRLRFKKDKLNFIKSRGFLRLILGQHLQLDPKCILFSYEENGKPVLAEINYGNLHFNLSHSRNKILLAISDCNNIGVDIEYVNPAIDSLSIANKFFSEVEARTLESTHGNERLNKFFQFWTRKEALVKGLGDGLGFPFQEIDVSKLKGTDWDTLTNLTSIGRLKQWYSIDVPFGKSYKASLAVDCSD
- a CDS encoding cytochrome P450, which gives rise to MKVTSHTKLPPGPKSLVPFANVFGFRKNSLKFLKDISTEYGDIAQFKMGPLRVVLLNHPDYIKEVLSNQHQNFIKGRPLEMAKEVLGEGILTSAGDLHKEHSRIIQPAFHIRMMELYVPAMTNYSQLTMDKWQDGQVIDMLQCMIGMSTEIAAKTMFNVDINNEVPEINNALEDIMSLFGRITMPFAEILLKLPIPSTKKFFKARAKLDDTIYKIIENRKKNPLQNGDLLSLLLNTQEDTIGISLTDKQIRDEALTLLLTAFDTTSLALTWTWYLLSLHPEIESKMHQELDSVLNGGTPTLEDYPKLKYTKMVFEEAMRMYPPIYVIAREALQDVIIADYKIPKKSIVLLSPYLIHHDARFHHNPEKFDPEALAKRLGRNHNKYEFFPFSVGPRSCIGQHYAMLEGVMVLASMGSHWCMETVPNQKVEMEQLLNLRPKNGIKMRLVKRPISK
- a CDS encoding 3-oxoacyl-[acyl-carrier-protein] synthase III C-terminal domain-containing protein; this encodes MHHNVLRKNTVIESLGSYLPPNFLSTKEVLEGCNASIRFPLEKITGIKSRHVAGKEEFSIDLSIQAINDCLEKSKYKASDIDLVVCCNISRIDSEKHLTFEPSTSVRLKRHFGFNNAIAFDISNACAGMFTGIYLVDALIKAGSIKRAMVVSGEYITHLTRTAQKEIKTFMDPKMACLTLGDAGAAVILEESSDPKVGFHQLSLQTLGRYSPFCIAKQAETEGWIMITDSVNLTDAGIKSSTQFAISSLDKAGWNAKDCDHLIMHQTSKTTIKSAVNEINSILNSNLFHEGNTVNNLEQCGNTASTSHMIALADQIKRGVISKGDKIAFSIAASGLTIGSGLYVMDGLAENNFNGKTRTKAFIEPDLNHPIETIPYGVIIESVGIAEPSTNQIDSLELLHSAALKCLEQSSYQANDIDLLIYCGVYRSEYIVEPAIAALLAGMLDMNSSILGEQSDSTLAFDVFNGSVGMMNALYLVQNLFLAGKHKSAMVVTAEVENNAVHFPNDLLGVHETATAIILAYKPNTSKGFSRFNFCYNTDAITNYTTQATPKPINHYLKIHKTEHLEELYLNLISDSVEELLSTTNIKKEDIRTVFPPQLSASFISRLSKNLGINGDKFVDVAIDGEDLFTSSIPYCLNNSESKEGTIALLITVGSGLQAGCALYYF
- a CDS encoding fatty acyl-AMP ligase, yielding MIDSKKSLVDVLLFRAQKQPDKIIYRFLVDGESEEELLTFKSLAQLSKSIGARLQRVAHFGARVLILVPNGIDFITSFFGTICAGAVPVPLSPPHHARIEKTLTIALRILKDCNPEVVVLHKKLYEAIHSKPYLKRQFNGVKFILLNEDKKDLSLEWKNPNILVDHLAFLQYTSGSTSAPKGVMVSHGNVLNNLRAIEKEMELNETIESVFWLPPFHDMGLIGGMLQPLYTGFTVTLIPHLLFLQKPIRWLWAISKFKAYISGAPNFAYELCLKKIKPEERDKLDLSDWKVAMNGAEPISVNTLEEFEAYFNSVGFQGSSFVPCYGLAEGTLMVAAVSSHQSYAFKKLIKTGISANKIEPAADNGPDSTEIVSCGKVIDNHQLLIVNPETENLSESNEVGEIWLKGPCVTKGYWNNPEATEHLFHGFLTDTREGPFLRTGDLGFLENEELYVVGRRKNIMIFEGKNFYPHDIERVVQEAHYAIQPMGCAAFSIEDNQRERLIVVVEVRHNTNFSMENLFKSIRSSINEEFSLSVDDIRIVPRGFIARTTSGKIKHYECKNKYITNYQKEVTAS
- a CDS encoding LLM class flavin-dependent oxidoreductase, translating into MKFGIFIDLQLPRPWNEGDEKELFHQALEQVELADKLGIDYVWAQEHHFLEEYSHSSAPEVFLAACSQRTQKIRLGHGIVLMSPKYNHPVRIAERLSTLDILSNGRLDWGSGESGSRLELEGFGIDFVDKRPMWAESLRETAKMMSMTPYPGYKGTYFSMPHRNVVPKPVQKPHPPIWAACSNRDSVKMSAQLGIGALTFAFINAEEAKFWVDEYYETFKKECDPIGQAVNPNIAMLTGFMCHKDADRAVELGYEGAQYFAFGLGHFWRDGIHKPGKTNLWEQFKNRPTTQDKLLERERKKAGMTGIGSPEQLIKNFRALENAGVDQLILLHQCGKYKHEHICESLKLFASEVLPEFKERELNREKEKQKELANAIEVANNRVRTMEPLKDSPVVEAYPLIWNKMSSQTGGGSLDRRPGMTALWKMQTGGMRPKKN